The proteins below are encoded in one region of Drosophila santomea strain STO CAGO 1482 chromosome 2R, Prin_Dsan_1.1, whole genome shotgun sequence:
- the LOC120445924 gene encoding metchnikowin, whose protein sequence is MQLNLGAIFLALLSVMAMATSVLSEPHRQQGPIFDTRPSPFNPNQPRRPGPIY, encoded by the coding sequence ATGCAACTTAATCTTGGAGCGATTTTTCTGGCACTGCTGAGTGTGATGGCCATGGCTACATCGGTCCTGTCGGAGCCTCATCGTCAGCAGGGACCCATTTTCGATACGAGGCCGTCGCCCTTCAATCCTAACCAACCCCGACGACCGGGTCCCATTTATTGA